From a single Lewinella sp. LCG006 genomic region:
- the rpmI gene encoding 50S ribosomal protein L35 has translation MPKMKTHSSAKKRFKLTGSGKIKRFQAYTSHMMRNKSKKAKLNLRDSALVSDADSPRVRRMLCK, from the coding sequence ATGCCAAAAATGAAGACCCATTCCAGCGCGAAGAAACGCTTCAAGTTGACTGGATCAGGGAAAATCAAGCGTTTTCAGGCTTACACTTCGCACATGATGCGGAACAAAAGCAAGAAAGCCAAGCTTAATCTACGTGATTCTGCTTTGGTGAGTGACGCAGACAGCCCCCGCGTACGGCGGATGCTTTGTAAGTAA
- a CDS encoding STAS domain-containing protein has product MKYSIDKKEKYAVFQLAEENLNSILAPQLKSELVIFANEGVRNLIFDLSQVQYVDSSGLSAILTANRLWKPLGSFILTGVTHPSVKKLIEISRLDSVLSIIPTVEESIEFVFMEELEREINAEDGDQAPADH; this is encoded by the coding sequence ATGAAGTACAGCATAGACAAAAAAGAAAAGTACGCCGTTTTTCAACTTGCAGAAGAGAACCTCAACTCTATTCTAGCACCACAGTTGAAGTCGGAATTAGTCATTTTCGCAAACGAAGGAGTGCGTAACCTGATTTTCGATCTCTCACAGGTGCAGTATGTTGATTCTTCTGGCCTAAGTGCCATCCTGACAGCCAATCGCTTGTGGAAACCACTAGGGTCGTTCATCTTAACGGGTGTGACACATCCAAGTGTGAAGAAATTAATTGAAATTTCCCGCCTCGATTCGGTTCTTTCCATCATCCCTACGGTTGAAGAATCCATCGAGTTTGTTTTCATGGAAGAATTGGAAAGAGAAATCAACGCGGAAGATGGCGACCAGGCACCTGCTGATCACTAA
- the infC gene encoding translation initiation factor IF-3 produces MAKRRGSKNRNQRREDPKDQFRVNDQIRIPEVRLVGDNLEEVSEIAGRKVDPGIYNTRQAIDWARRLELDLVEISPNAEPPVVKIIDYNKFLYEKKKREKEIKSKAVKTVVKEIRFGPNTDEHDFEFKLRHAQRFLEEGSKVKAYVHFRGRTIVFKDRGELLLLRFLKELEEHGAAEALPKMEGRRMTVIIQPKKGKK; encoded by the coding sequence TTGGCAAAGAGAAGAGGTTCAAAAAACAGAAACCAACGACGAGAAGACCCAAAAGACCAGTTTCGTGTTAATGATCAAATCCGGATTCCGGAAGTTCGATTAGTAGGAGATAACCTGGAGGAGGTCAGTGAAATAGCTGGCCGTAAAGTAGATCCGGGCATTTATAATACCCGTCAGGCCATTGACTGGGCACGGCGCCTAGAACTCGACTTAGTGGAGATTTCTCCTAATGCTGAGCCGCCAGTAGTCAAAATCATTGACTACAACAAATTCTTGTACGAGAAGAAAAAGCGCGAAAAGGAAATCAAGTCCAAGGCTGTGAAGACCGTAGTGAAGGAAATTCGCTTCGGTCCCAACACCGATGAGCATGATTTCGAATTCAAGTTGCGCCACGCTCAGCGATTTTTAGAGGAAGGTTCTAAGGTAAAAGCTTATGTACATTTCCGTGGCCGTACCATTGTTTTCAAAGATCGGGGAGAGCTTTTGCTACTCCGTTTTCTGAAAGAATTGGAAGAACATGGTGCTGCGGAAGCATTGCCAAAAATGGAAGGTCGCCGGATGACGGTAATAATCCAACCAAAAAAAGGCAAAAAATAG
- a CDS encoding ribonuclease Z — MDFKLTTLGTSAAGPIPGRWASGQYLKTGTTGLLIDCGEGLQIALQQHGLGWSSIDVILISHLHGDHIYGLPGLLTSWGLYQRNTPLTIIGPADLAPYLDAVFGYSHTRMPYPVHYIFVDANVDRTLVYEDECIEVYTLPLSHRIPTVGYLVQEKERPRTILGTAIKEYQIPYKEIPAIKSGADYQAASGEVIPNALLTHDPPPIRSFVYASDTRPNPDLLPYIKGVDILFHEATFLHELADQADLSGHSTARQAAEMARQAQVKQLIIGHFSPRYGDLRPLLAEAQSIFPNTALAKEGKVFEVPYGGRTI, encoded by the coding sequence ATGGATTTTAAGCTAACGACCCTGGGCACTTCCGCTGCTGGCCCTATTCCAGGGCGTTGGGCGAGCGGACAATATCTGAAAACTGGTACAACCGGGTTGTTGATAGATTGTGGCGAAGGTCTACAGATTGCCCTCCAGCAACATGGTTTGGGCTGGAGTAGTATTGATGTTATCCTCATTTCACATCTCCACGGTGATCATATTTATGGCTTACCTGGTTTGCTTACTTCCTGGGGATTATATCAGCGGAATACGCCTCTAACGATTATTGGGCCTGCAGATTTAGCGCCCTACCTCGATGCTGTTTTTGGCTACAGCCATACGCGCATGCCTTATCCCGTGCACTATATTTTTGTAGATGCCAATGTAGATAGGACGCTGGTGTACGAAGACGAATGTATTGAAGTCTACACGCTTCCCTTGTCGCACCGTATCCCTACAGTAGGTTATCTGGTCCAAGAAAAAGAACGTCCTCGAACCATTCTGGGGACGGCCATCAAGGAATATCAAATTCCTTATAAAGAGATTCCTGCGATCAAATCAGGAGCTGACTACCAGGCCGCCTCGGGAGAAGTTATTCCTAATGCTTTACTAACGCATGATCCACCACCTATTCGGTCGTTTGTTTACGCGAGTGACACGCGTCCCAATCCGGATTTACTACCTTATATAAAAGGTGTGGATATTTTGTTTCACGAAGCGACCTTTCTACATGAATTAGCCGACCAGGCCGATCTTTCAGGACATTCTACGGCCAGGCAAGCGGCAGAGATGGCCAGACAGGCTCAAGTCAAGCAATTGATAATCGGGCATTTCTCTCCCCGCTACGGCGATCTGCGCCCATTATTGGCTGAAGCTCAGTCTATTTTCCCCAATACCGCCTTGGCAAAAGAAGGCAAGGTATTTGAAGTACCTTATGGTGGGCGTACAATTTAA
- a CDS encoding PadR family transcriptional regulator: MYSTELFKGTLKTLILHLLQAEGRMYGYQITQRVRALTEGELELTEGALYPTLHKLEKAGLIISEKEKVGGRVRKYYLLSDLGTASATDYVDEFREFVLTMNRIFKLKLD, from the coding sequence ATGTATTCAACAGAACTCTTTAAAGGTACCCTCAAAACGCTGATTTTGCACCTGCTGCAAGCAGAAGGCAGGATGTATGGTTACCAGATTACCCAACGGGTGAGAGCACTTACGGAGGGAGAATTAGAACTTACGGAAGGGGCACTCTATCCCACACTCCACAAGTTGGAAAAGGCGGGCTTGATCATCTCCGAAAAAGAAAAAGTAGGGGGGAGGGTGCGTAAATACTACTTGCTCAGTGATTTGGGCACGGCAAGTGCTACTGATTATGTAGATGAGTTTCGTGAATTTGTACTCACGATGAACCGCATCTTTAAGCTAAAGCTCGATTAA
- a CDS encoding ATP-dependent Clp protease ATP-binding subunit has product MNNNRRFSPQVKQVISRSRSEAVKLGHGFIGTEHLLLGLLTDNDNLALRVLESLEVDPGELRNSVVESIHRIPSSGNTGLNVGNLPLNKQAEKVLKVTFLEAKMLKSEEISPEHLLLSILKDKDNPASKIMRQYDVDYDLFKAELEYVKQEQDFTSGTDPYTRASGDQEEPYEEEEGRGGAYQQRGKGATKSRTPVLDNFGRDITKLADEGKLDPIIGRENEIERVSQILSRRKKNNPILIGEPGVGKTAIVEGLALRIQQKKVSRTLFNKRIVMLDLAALVAGTKYRGQFEERMKAIMTELEKSRDVILFIDEIHTIVGAGGATGSLDASNIFKPALARGELQCIGASTLDEYRQHIEKDGALDRRFQKVMVDPPSADEAIHILENIKPKYEEFHNVIYSDDAIKACVKLSDRYITDRFLPDKAIDVLDEVGARTHLKNIHVPKHIEELEAKIEKVKEQKNQAVRNQQYEKAADLRDQESKLGRNLEQAKISWEEEAKTKRYPVEEEDIAEVVSMMTGIPVRRVAQSESKKLVGMTNDLRDVIIGQDEAIAKVTKAIQRNRVGLKDPKKPIGTFIFLGPTGVGKTELAKSLARYIFDSDDALVRIDMSEYMEKFSVSRLIGAPPGYVGYEEGGQLTERVRRKPYSVILLDEIEKAHPDVYNILLQVLDDGQLTDGLGRKVDFKNTLIIMTSNIGVRQLKDFGQGVGFKTSAREEAAETHSKSVIQNALKRTFSPEFLNRIDDVVIFNSLDQDEIFQIINITLKDLFDRLAGMEYTLQLSEAAKKFVAEKGFDPQFGARPLQRAIQKYIEDPLAEFILTNNPAAGAVLEAVMNEKEDGLDITLTTEEVNSDVEE; this is encoded by the coding sequence ATGAATAATAACCGCAGATTTTCACCCCAAGTCAAGCAAGTCATCTCCCGCAGCCGCAGTGAAGCGGTCAAGCTAGGGCATGGCTTTATTGGCACCGAGCATTTGTTGCTGGGTCTCTTGACTGACAACGACAATTTAGCACTGCGGGTACTAGAATCTTTGGAAGTGGACCCCGGCGAGTTGCGCAACTCCGTTGTGGAAAGCATACACCGTATCCCTAGTTCTGGGAATACGGGTCTGAATGTGGGCAACCTGCCCCTCAATAAACAGGCAGAAAAAGTACTTAAAGTGACATTTTTGGAAGCGAAAATGCTTAAAAGCGAAGAAATTAGCCCCGAGCATCTACTCCTTTCTATTCTTAAAGACAAGGATAACCCCGCTTCAAAAATCATGCGTCAGTACGACGTAGATTACGATTTATTCAAAGCAGAATTAGAATACGTGAAGCAAGAACAAGATTTCACCAGTGGTACCGACCCTTACACCCGTGCTTCGGGTGACCAAGAGGAGCCATACGAGGAAGAAGAAGGCCGTGGTGGTGCTTATCAGCAACGCGGCAAAGGCGCAACCAAATCCCGCACGCCAGTGCTCGATAATTTTGGTCGCGATATCACAAAATTAGCTGATGAAGGCAAACTAGATCCCATCATTGGTCGGGAAAACGAAATTGAGCGCGTCAGCCAGATTCTTAGCCGCCGTAAAAAGAACAATCCTATCCTCATCGGTGAACCCGGTGTTGGTAAGACCGCGATTGTAGAAGGCCTAGCCTTGCGCATTCAGCAGAAAAAAGTATCCCGGACCCTTTTCAACAAGCGGATCGTTATGCTTGACCTCGCGGCATTGGTAGCAGGCACCAAGTACCGTGGTCAGTTTGAAGAGCGGATGAAGGCCATCATGACCGAACTCGAAAAGAGCCGTGATGTGATCCTGTTCATCGACGAAATCCATACGATTGTAGGTGCCGGTGGTGCAACTGGATCACTGGATGCCTCCAACATCTTCAAGCCTGCTCTAGCACGAGGCGAATTGCAATGTATTGGTGCATCTACCCTTGATGAATACCGCCAACACATTGAGAAAGATGGTGCCCTGGATCGTCGATTCCAAAAAGTAATGGTCGATCCCCCAAGTGCGGATGAAGCTATCCATATCCTGGAAAACATCAAACCAAAGTACGAGGAGTTTCACAACGTAATCTACTCTGACGATGCCATCAAAGCATGTGTTAAACTGAGTGACCGCTATATTACCGATCGTTTCTTACCAGATAAAGCTATCGACGTTTTGGATGAGGTAGGTGCTCGTACCCACCTCAAAAATATCCACGTGCCCAAGCACATAGAGGAATTGGAAGCCAAGATCGAGAAGGTTAAAGAACAGAAAAACCAGGCCGTTCGCAATCAACAGTACGAAAAGGCTGCTGATTTGCGCGACCAGGAATCCAAGCTGGGGCGCAACCTGGAACAGGCTAAAATTTCTTGGGAAGAAGAAGCGAAGACCAAGCGCTATCCAGTAGAGGAAGAAGATATTGCCGAAGTTGTTTCTATGATGACAGGCATCCCCGTACGTAGGGTGGCACAGTCTGAAAGCAAGAAACTTGTAGGTATGACCAATGACTTGCGCGACGTGATCATTGGGCAGGACGAAGCCATTGCTAAAGTTACCAAAGCTATCCAGCGTAACCGCGTTGGGTTAAAAGATCCTAAGAAGCCTATTGGTACCTTTATTTTCCTCGGTCCTACCGGGGTAGGTAAGACAGAATTGGCAAAATCACTGGCTCGCTACATTTTTGATAGCGATGATGCGCTGGTAAGGATTGATATGAGTGAGTACATGGAGAAGTTCTCCGTCAGTCGGCTTATCGGTGCGCCTCCGGGGTACGTAGGTTACGAGGAAGGCGGGCAGCTTACCGAGCGCGTTCGTCGCAAGCCTTACTCGGTGATCTTGCTCGATGAAATTGAAAAAGCACACCCTGATGTTTACAATATCCTCCTCCAGGTACTGGATGATGGGCAGTTGACGGACGGACTAGGTCGCAAAGTAGACTTCAAGAATACCCTGATCATTATGACGTCTAATATTGGTGTTCGCCAATTGAAAGACTTCGGACAAGGTGTTGGATTCAAAACGTCTGCTCGGGAAGAAGCTGCAGAGACCCACAGTAAGAGTGTTATCCAAAACGCGCTGAAACGGACCTTCTCTCCAGAGTTTCTCAACCGGATTGATGACGTAGTCATCTTCAACAGTTTGGATCAGGATGAGATCTTTCAAATCATCAATATCACGCTCAAAGATCTGTTTGATCGCTTGGCGGGAATGGAATATACGCTCCAATTGTCGGAAGCAGCTAAGAAGTTCGTTGCTGAAAAAGGATTTGATCCTCAATTCGGTGCACGACCCCTGCAAAGAGCAATTCAGAAGTATATTGAAGACCCACTGGCAGAGTTTATTTTAACCAATAACCCTGCTGCAGGTGCTGTCCTTGAGGCAGTTATGAATGAAAAAGAGGATGGCTTGGACATCACCCTCACTACGGAAGAAGTAAATTCTGACGTAGAAGAATAA
- the rplT gene encoding 50S ribosomal protein L20: MPRSVNAVASRRRRKKILKAAKGYFGARKNVYTVAKNAVDKAMKYSYRDRRNKKRAFRRLWIARINAGARMHGLSYSRLIHALKESNIDLNRKVLADLAMNHPDVFKEVVAKVQK; the protein is encoded by the coding sequence ATGCCACGTTCAGTAAATGCCGTCGCTTCACGTCGTCGGCGCAAAAAAATTCTCAAGGCAGCTAAAGGATACTTTGGCGCCCGTAAAAATGTTTATACCGTAGCGAAGAATGCCGTGGATAAAGCCATGAAGTATTCTTACCGTGACCGTAGAAACAAGAAGCGCGCCTTCCGCCGTCTGTGGATTGCACGTATCAACGCAGGTGCACGTATGCACGGTCTGTCTTACAGCCGTCTGATCCACGCCCTGAAAGAGAGTAATATCGATCTGAATCGTAAGGTACTCGCCGACTTGGCCATGAACCACCCTGATGTATTCAAGGAGGTTGTTGCTAAAGTTCAGAAGTAG
- a CDS encoding M23 family metallopeptidase: MVILDTEQTRQVAAFLQQYRKLTKTQHTELLDHLCCDIEHTMGEGQSFEEAFTRCRERWNESEVEKIHSSTQKRFTMVKLIGILLIGMSTLTFFSPINGTTAKELSHKTTEASTTVPTTVYQAPPSFCPLTADFELTSEYGNRIHPIYKKEVLHRGVDWKAPLGSPVLAAGSGIILEAGAKDKYGNCIIILHDEIYQTLYAHLDNIDVKVGEQIVAGQQIGTVGNSGLSMGTHLHYEVIKNGVPVNPADYLP; this comes from the coding sequence ATGGTGATACTGGATACAGAACAGACCAGGCAAGTAGCAGCTTTTTTGCAGCAATACCGAAAATTGACCAAGACCCAGCATACGGAATTATTGGATCATCTCTGTTGTGATATTGAACACACCATGGGAGAGGGGCAAAGCTTCGAGGAAGCTTTTACCCGCTGCCGGGAACGATGGAATGAAAGTGAAGTTGAAAAAATTCATTCATCCACCCAAAAAAGATTTACCATGGTAAAACTGATTGGCATTTTGCTCATAGGAATGAGCACACTTACCTTTTTTTCTCCCATTAATGGGACAACCGCTAAAGAGCTATCGCACAAAACAACGGAAGCTTCCACAACGGTTCCTACGACGGTGTACCAAGCACCTCCCTCTTTTTGTCCCCTTACCGCTGATTTTGAACTGACTTCTGAGTATGGGAATCGTATCCACCCCATCTACAAAAAAGAAGTCTTACACCGCGGAGTCGACTGGAAGGCTCCACTTGGATCGCCAGTTCTAGCGGCGGGCAGTGGCATTATTCTTGAAGCAGGAGCCAAAGACAAATACGGCAATTGTATCATTATCCTTCACGATGAAATCTACCAAACCCTTTATGCTCACTTAGACAATATTGATGTAAAGGTAGGAGAGCAGATTGTAGCTGGCCAGCAGATCGGAACGGTTGGAAATTCGGGATTATCTATGGGGACCCATCTCCATTATGAGGTGATCAAGAATGGCGTTCCCGTCAATCCGGCAGATTATCTGCCTTAA
- the dinB gene encoding DNA polymerase IV, whose amino-acid sequence MVGVQFNSNPLRLDTSRKIIHIDMDAFYASVEQRDDPSLRGKPIAVGGGGLRGVVAAASYEARRYGVRSAMPSVTAQRLCPSLIFVRHRFDVYKEVSNQIRAIFYEYTDLVEPLSLDEAYLDVTEPKLGPHSATLIAEAIRAKILTQTQLTASAGISYCKFLAKVASDINKPDGMKVILPEEAWDFLGELPIEKFHGIGKVTAGKLQRMGIRTGAHLRELSEIQLVKRFGKAGRHYYRIVRGQDERPVNPNRIRKSIGAERTFSENLKEVATMKEKLAYLTETVYNYMKKTHNFGRTVTLKMKTPDFQIHTRSRSFNSEVRKLSELRKVIFTLLEENIVEVAEVRLLGMSVSNLEREQEGEGVQLLLEFPEEEE is encoded by the coding sequence ATGGTGGGCGTACAATTTAACAGTAATCCTCTGCGATTGGATACCTCACGGAAAATAATACACATCGACATGGACGCCTTTTACGCGTCGGTTGAGCAGCGGGATGATCCGTCACTGCGGGGCAAGCCTATTGCGGTGGGTGGTGGTGGTTTACGTGGCGTAGTGGCGGCTGCTAGTTATGAGGCCCGGCGCTATGGAGTACGCTCAGCCATGCCCAGTGTAACGGCCCAACGCTTATGTCCTTCCTTGATTTTTGTTCGTCATCGTTTTGATGTATATAAGGAGGTATCCAATCAGATCCGGGCAATTTTTTACGAATATACTGACCTGGTAGAGCCGCTTTCGCTGGATGAGGCTTATTTGGATGTAACGGAGCCAAAATTAGGTCCCCATTCTGCTACCTTGATTGCTGAGGCCATACGGGCAAAAATTCTCACACAAACGCAACTGACGGCATCGGCGGGGATTTCTTATTGCAAGTTTCTGGCCAAGGTGGCTTCTGATATCAACAAACCCGATGGGATGAAAGTCATCTTGCCAGAAGAAGCCTGGGATTTTCTGGGGGAGCTACCTATTGAAAAATTCCACGGCATCGGCAAAGTCACGGCGGGTAAGTTACAGCGGATGGGCATCCGAACCGGCGCGCATTTGCGGGAGTTGTCGGAGATACAGCTGGTCAAGCGCTTTGGTAAGGCTGGTCGCCATTATTACCGTATTGTGCGAGGCCAGGATGAACGCCCGGTGAATCCCAACCGGATTCGGAAGTCCATCGGGGCGGAACGCACCTTTTCCGAAAACCTAAAGGAAGTGGCCACAATGAAAGAAAAGCTGGCCTACCTGACGGAAACGGTCTACAATTACATGAAAAAGACCCACAATTTCGGGCGTACCGTCACCTTGAAAATGAAGACTCCCGATTTTCAAATCCACACCCGCTCGCGCTCTTTCAATAGCGAAGTACGTAAACTATCCGAGCTGCGCAAAGTCATATTCACCCTTTTGGAAGAAAACATCGTCGAGGTAGCAGAGGTACGCCTCTTAGGAATGTCGGTCTCCAACTTGGAACGTGAGCAAGAAGGCGAAGGGGTTCAGTTGTTGTTGGAGTTTCCGGAGGAGGAAGAGTAG
- a CDS encoding IS1182 family transposase, with product MSTKITQRENIRFKAYTQDIVIDLPLRIEELVKDNVLAQIINKVIQEIEIKELECYYSGIGRPPYHPRMLLKVWIYGYCTKVYTSRPLAKKLGEDLVFMWLSGGQRPCFKTLSEFRSCRMQDLVDTVLSQVLFYLVEQGYVNLSDLYVDGSKWAANANKHKIVWRKNTERYKAMVLERIDSLLEEVRELQQAEDNIYGTKDLLQRQEAEQIYLVLNSEDLERQLRYLNEIIAEQGDKKRKQSLERIHRHLSKEQVNLDKYEEQELILAGRNSYSKTDEDATALRMKDDQLLPGYNIQITTSDQFIVNATVHQGASDSPTLPPHVLQLEQRVSGLVESDWKMDYTADAGYGSEENYSFLAEKGHTAYVKYPLWYQEVTGKLDKQLFNTTNWYYDPDQDYYQCPNEKKLLFSHEFTSKSNNGYESRTRVYESESCAQCPFYEQCRGPNAKPGTHRRVKKREKLEAFKKEVKQRLASEKGLEKRSQRGIDVETPFANIKHNMGHRRFLLRGIDKVNVEFQFLAIAHNLKKVYCLQTGIWEDHYVQRAARSATKHKKRA from the coding sequence ATGTCAACAAAGATAACACAAAGAGAGAATATTCGCTTTAAAGCTTACACCCAAGACATTGTAATAGATCTTCCTTTACGGATCGAAGAGCTGGTAAAAGACAATGTTTTGGCGCAGATCATTAATAAGGTAATACAAGAAATAGAGATCAAAGAGTTGGAATGTTACTACAGTGGTATAGGTCGGCCTCCTTATCATCCTCGGATGTTACTTAAGGTATGGATTTATGGTTATTGTACCAAGGTGTATACGAGTCGTCCCTTAGCGAAGAAGTTAGGCGAAGATTTGGTTTTCATGTGGCTGTCTGGTGGTCAGCGTCCTTGTTTTAAAACACTGAGTGAATTTCGCTCCTGTCGAATGCAGGACTTGGTAGATACAGTCTTGAGCCAAGTGTTATTTTATTTGGTAGAGCAGGGCTATGTCAACTTGAGTGACTTGTATGTAGATGGCAGCAAGTGGGCTGCAAATGCCAATAAACATAAAATTGTCTGGCGCAAGAACACGGAACGCTATAAGGCCATGGTATTAGAGCGTATAGATAGCCTGCTAGAAGAGGTGCGGGAGTTGCAGCAAGCGGAGGATAATATTTATGGGACTAAGGATTTACTCCAGCGTCAAGAGGCCGAACAAATTTATCTGGTCTTGAACAGTGAAGACTTAGAGAGGCAGCTTCGTTACCTCAATGAAATTATAGCAGAACAAGGAGACAAAAAACGAAAACAATCTTTGGAAAGAATCCATCGTCATTTGTCAAAAGAACAAGTCAACTTAGATAAATACGAAGAGCAGGAATTGATCCTGGCGGGTCGTAACTCTTATTCTAAGACGGACGAAGATGCCACAGCCCTGCGCATGAAAGATGATCAATTGTTGCCTGGGTACAATATACAGATTACGACATCGGATCAATTTATTGTCAATGCTACGGTTCATCAGGGTGCTTCTGACAGCCCTACTTTGCCCCCTCATGTCCTACAACTAGAACAACGGGTGAGTGGACTGGTAGAATCGGATTGGAAGATGGATTATACGGCAGATGCCGGTTATGGCAGTGAAGAGAATTATAGTTTTTTAGCAGAAAAAGGCCATACGGCTTATGTGAAGTATCCGCTGTGGTACCAGGAAGTTACCGGCAAACTGGACAAACAACTTTTTAATACCACCAATTGGTATTATGATCCAGATCAGGATTATTACCAATGCCCCAATGAGAAGAAACTATTGTTCAGCCATGAGTTCACAAGTAAGAGCAACAATGGATATGAAAGTAGAACACGGGTTTATGAATCAGAAAGCTGTGCCCAATGTCCTTTTTATGAACAATGCCGAGGCCCAAATGCTAAACCGGGTACTCATCGAAGGGTGAAAAAGAGGGAGAAATTGGAGGCTTTTAAAAAAGAGGTCAAACAACGACTGGCATCAGAAAAAGGCTTAGAGAAACGATCCCAACGTGGTATCGATGTGGAAACGCCCTTTGCCAATATAAAACACAATATGGGACATCGTCGGTTCCTTCTCCGAGGCATCGACAAAGTCAATGTTGAGTTCCAGTTCCTAGCAATAGCTCACAATCTTAAGAAGGTTTATTGCCTTCAGACAGGGATCTGGGAGGATCACTATGTCCAAAGAGCAGCAAGAAGTGCTACTAAACACAAAAAAAGAGCTTAA